From a region of the Rhinolophus sinicus isolate RSC01 linkage group LG04, ASM3656204v1, whole genome shotgun sequence genome:
- the USPL1 gene encoding SUMO-specific isopeptidase USPL1 isoform X5 — translation MMDSPKTGNGLPVIGPGTDIGVSSLHIVGYLGKNYDSANIPSDGYCPACREKGKLKALKTYRISFQESICLCEDLQCIYPLGSKSLNNLISPDWEDHHTPNKPQKRKLLETNCKDSPLLADSKKIKDHCVLGGERVSNSKHNRETQDETPSVLPDSLPSGPQNPVKASESLEQDEILEAAVVDMAAEEDATTVDVSGTGEPAPQNEGGRSEVDMPLESTCTASSQTACVQWKNTYALCWLDCILLALVHLEVVKKAVMTDLCSKEASVIWQLFTKYNEASVLHTSQWDGVQDGDCKKNSSEIFTKIETCLNEVRDEIFIRLQPQLRCTLV, via the exons ATGATGGATTCCCCGAAGACTGGAAATGGTTTGCCAGTGATTGGACCAGGGACTGATATAGGGGTATCATCACTCCACATTGTGGGGTATTTGGGAAAA aattacgATTCTGCTAACATCCCGTCAGATGGGTATTGCCCTGCTTGTAGAGAGAAGGGAAAGTTAAAAGCCCTAAAGACTTACCGAATTAGTTTTCAAGAATCTATCTGTTTGTGTGAGGATCTGCAG tgcATTTATCCTTTGGGCTCTAAATCACTTAATAACTTAATTTCTCCTGATTGGGAAGATCATCACACACCAAATAAGCCTCAGAAACGAAAGCTCTTGGAAACAAACTGTAAAGATTCACCTCTTTTAGCAGATTCCAAAAAGATTAAAGATCATTGTGTTCTTGGTGGTGAACGAGTTTCGAACAGTAAACATAATAGAGAAACACAAGATGAAACCCCATCAGTCTTGCCTGACTCACTGCCCAGTGGGCCCCAGAATCCGGTTAAGGCCAGTGAGTCCTTGGAGCAGGATGAGATTTTGGAAGCTGCTGTCGTTGACATGGCTGCTGAAGAAGATGCTACTACCGTTGATGTTTCTGGAACTGGGGAGCCTGCCCCTCAAAATGAAGGAGGCAGGTCTGAAGTGGATATGCCATTGGAGAGCACATGCACAGCATCGAGCCAGACTGCATGTGTTCAATGGAAAAACACTTACGCTCTCTGTTGGTTAGATTGTATCTTGTTGGCGCTGGTGCACCTGGAAGTGGTCAAAAAGGCCGTGATGACGGACCTGTGCTCCAAGGAGGCATCAGTGATCTGGCAGTTGTTTACGAAGTACAATGAAGCCAGTGTGCTGCACACCAGTCAGTGGGATGGAGTTCAAG atggagattgtaaaaaaaattcttcagaaatatttacaaagataGAGACCTGTCTGAATGAAGTCAGAGATGAAATTTTTATTAGACTTCAGCCTCAGCTTAGATGCACATTAG tTTAA